One window from the genome of Phycisphaerales bacterium encodes:
- a CDS encoding NAD-dependent epimerase/dehydratase family protein, whose amino-acid sequence MRDDAANPTGAARRVLVTGGAGFIGSHLCERLLARGDEVVVVDDLSTGNRTNLPDSHDRLTFVESDLRAWLTADAALAGRFDEIYHMAAAVGVELIIADPIGSIETNIEQTSALLRYASEMAGEPAVLVASSSEVYGKSERVPFSEDDDVVYGPTTATRWSYACSKALDEYLALAHHRSSGLGVVVVRLFNTVGPRQIGRYGMVLPRFVAAALAGEPLRVFGNGEQVRCFCDVRDVSRALIDLVGTPDAHGSIFNVGSDSAISINDLASTVVEILGSASRIERVPYDQAYGPGFEDLTRRVPDLGRLRAAVAFEREYDLEATIRAVAEAMGAAGVSQ is encoded by the coding sequence TTGCGTGACGACGCCGCCAACCCGACGGGAGCCGCTCGCCGGGTGCTGGTCACCGGCGGCGCCGGCTTCATCGGGTCGCACCTATGCGAGCGCTTGCTGGCGCGCGGCGACGAGGTCGTCGTCGTCGACGACCTGTCGACGGGCAACCGCACGAACCTGCCCGATTCGCACGATCGACTGACTTTCGTCGAGTCCGATCTGCGGGCGTGGCTGACCGCTGACGCAGCGCTTGCGGGCCGGTTCGACGAGATCTACCACATGGCCGCCGCGGTAGGGGTCGAGCTCATCATCGCCGATCCGATCGGCAGCATCGAGACCAACATCGAGCAGACGAGCGCCCTGCTGCGATATGCCTCGGAGATGGCTGGCGAACCGGCGGTGCTGGTGGCCAGCAGTTCGGAGGTCTACGGCAAGAGCGAACGCGTTCCGTTCAGCGAAGACGACGACGTCGTCTACGGTCCAACGACCGCGACGCGCTGGTCGTATGCGTGCTCGAAGGCGCTGGACGAGTATCTGGCGCTCGCTCATCATCGATCGAGCGGCCTGGGCGTGGTGGTCGTCCGGCTCTTTAACACCGTCGGACCCCGCCAGATCGGTCGCTACGGCATGGTGCTGCCCAGGTTCGTCGCCGCCGCCCTAGCCGGCGAGCCGCTCCGCGTCTTTGGCAATGGCGAGCAGGTCCGATGCTTTTGCGACGTGCGCGACGTCTCGCGCGCCCTCATCGACCTCGTCGGCACGCCCGACGCCCACGGAAGCATCTTCAACGTCGGGAGCGATTCGGCCATCAGCATCAACGACTTGGCCAGCACCGTGGTCGAGATCCTCGGCTCGGCGTCGCGTATCGAACGCGTGCCTTACGACCAGGCCTACGGGCCGGGCTTCGAAGACCTGACGCGCCGCGTGCCCGATCTCGGCCGCCTTCGCGCCGCCGTCGCGTTCGAGCGTGAATACGACCTCGAGGCGACCATCCGCGCCGTGGCCGAGGCCATGGGCGCCGCCGGAGTGAGCCAATGA
- a CDS encoding exosortase/archaeosortase family protein: protein MSVASASQSMSQQGAPAALGSLRWQGVAVLGMISLVGFAWLFREWFLVQGTISFKHLDDWGHAFAVPAIAAYLLYQRRDRLLAAPVKPFWPGLLPLLLGIACYVFFIVGVPTHMLQGFALVLAVFGFVLLVFGPHVMRIAIMPIAFLLFAVTISERVMIAITFQLQLIASQGGYLLLTIFGFPFGIESSVDGNIISVMDEAGVSHKLNVAEACSGMRMVVAFIALGAAVALTQCRQWWQRVAVVLLSLPVAIALNVVRVAVLGFLTVLVDPDLATGEAHMLIGTLLLIPGLAVFLLLVWILNRVVSEEPEQEVAQDAKAVKA, encoded by the coding sequence GTGAGCGTGGCGTCGGCATCGCAGAGCATGAGCCAGCAGGGCGCTCCGGCGGCCCTCGGCTCGCTGCGCTGGCAGGGCGTCGCGGTGCTCGGCATGATCTCCCTGGTTGGCTTTGCCTGGCTCTTCCGGGAGTGGTTCCTGGTGCAGGGCACCATCAGCTTCAAGCACCTGGACGATTGGGGCCACGCCTTTGCCGTGCCCGCGATCGCGGCGTACCTGCTCTACCAGCGGCGTGATCGGCTGCTGGCCGCGCCCGTTAAGCCCTTCTGGCCCGGGTTGCTGCCCTTGCTGCTGGGCATCGCGTGCTACGTGTTCTTCATCGTGGGCGTGCCGACGCACATGCTCCAGGGGTTCGCGCTGGTGCTGGCCGTGTTCGGCTTCGTGCTGCTGGTGTTCGGCCCGCACGTGATGCGCATCGCGATCATGCCGATCGCCTTCCTCCTGTTTGCCGTCACGATTTCCGAACGCGTGATGATCGCCATCACGTTCCAGCTCCAGCTCATCGCCAGCCAGGGCGGCTACCTGCTGCTGACGATCTTCGGATTCCCGTTTGGCATCGAGTCTTCGGTCGACGGCAACATCATCAGCGTCATGGACGAGGCCGGCGTCTCGCACAAGCTCAACGTGGCCGAGGCGTGCAGCGGCATGCGGATGGTCGTGGCGTTCATCGCGTTGGGGGCCGCCGTCGCGCTGACGCAGTGCCGGCAGTGGTGGCAGCGCGTGGCCGTGGTGCTCCTGTCGCTGCCGGTTGCCATCGCGCTGAACGTCGTTCGCGTGGCGGTCCTGGGCTTCTTGACGGTCCTCGTTGATCCGGACCTCGCGACCGGTGAGGCCCACATGCTCATCGGCACGCTCTTGCTCATTCCTGGGCTAGCCGTGTTCCTGCTTCTGGTGTGGATCCTGAACCGCGTGGTGAGCGAGGAGCCCGAGCAAGAGGTTGCACAGGACGCGAAGGCGGTGAAGGCATGA
- a CDS encoding exosortase-associated EpsI family protein: MSQPGARLLGLPRGVVIAASVAVTLLVASGAVLGLSIRALDLYLQKSPIYPRTGLEMRDVPAESPNWRRVGPDRFESGEIEDTLGTTNYVTRTYEEKNPEGDVPRRIDVHLAYYTGSIDTVPHIPERCFVGGGMQIGGGTAVVDVPLDGSRWLPMRDAPEVMQGRAFTTTLARGRYSNRPGQRVLLPLDPQDIRLRVTEFTVPGAPSLYAGYFFIVNGEHRSSAEGVRLLAFDLKTDYAYYLKVQFNSQRVESPQELAEVAGDLLDDILGELMLCVPDWAEVTTGVWPEDKDKRPASRG, encoded by the coding sequence ATGAGCCAGCCAGGCGCGCGGCTCCTGGGCCTGCCTCGCGGCGTCGTGATCGCCGCGTCGGTGGCAGTGACGCTCCTCGTCGCATCCGGCGCGGTCCTCGGGCTCTCGATCCGAGCGCTCGACCTCTATCTGCAGAAGAGCCCGATCTACCCACGCACCGGTCTGGAGATGCGGGACGTCCCGGCCGAGAGCCCCAACTGGCGTCGCGTCGGGCCCGACCGCTTCGAGTCGGGCGAGATCGAAGACACGCTCGGCACGACCAACTACGTGACGAGGACGTACGAAGAAAAGAACCCCGAGGGCGACGTGCCTCGCCGCATCGACGTGCACCTCGCGTACTACACGGGCTCGATCGATACGGTGCCGCACATTCCTGAGCGATGCTTCGTGGGCGGCGGCATGCAGATCGGCGGTGGCACCGCGGTCGTGGACGTGCCGCTCGACGGCAGCCGCTGGCTGCCGATGCGAGATGCGCCCGAGGTCATGCAGGGGCGGGCCTTTACGACCACGCTGGCGCGCGGTCGCTACTCCAATCGACCGGGCCAGCGCGTGCTGCTCCCGCTCGATCCGCAGGACATCCGGTTGCGCGTGACCGAGTTCACGGTTCCGGGCGCGCCCAGCCTGTATGCCGGCTACTTCTTCATCGTCAACGGCGAGCACCGTTCGAGCGCCGAGGGCGTGCGGCTGCTGGCCTTCGACCTGAAGACCGACTATGCATACTACCTGAAGGTCCAGTTCAACAGCCAACGGGTGGAATCTCCTCAGGAGCTGGCCGAGGTGGCCGGCGATCTGTTGGACGACATCCTCGGCGAGCTCATGCTGTGCGTGCCCGACTGGGCCGAAGTTACCACGGGCGTCTGGCCCGAAGACAAAGACAAGAGGCCCGCATCGCGGGGGTAA
- a CDS encoding tetratricopeptide repeat protein, whose protein sequence is MAARVNVKFVAILCTIVGVVFVGMAGAAYFIVKKSASDHYEAAQQLIQDGNLVEAEKTLSKAVNKEPTNVVYLQSWIESIERLTPETQTKYSDVYWRSYLPGLRQLAGAQRTNVDAWDKYLRIQYEQRNVFGAGGRTGWEAMLAETNFALEQFLATAAAEDDQADWHRLRRYRALSNLNMRTGSGEADPDFKDKTILDFEATLRVDPSDDEAAVGLYEWLMAEAEDARGSRTDPQVFLDRARQTLDDFLADNPEHPRALIARLFYDLQVAAIPLRELRTQEERVRANISLAAEYQPRVEAIVDRVILSSPPELLDVSVAQLVHRLERLTKPDSSEIPLTDRMLAAARSAADGEPGELAKISFFEGVFAADSGDHERAVPAFEAVMAAPQVPVSLEGILLTLLRGQAVLRRAQSAIDMAGSAEGDERDALLARVAEYREDVDEYWPQGTPSVLMLDARIAYMKGELANAQGLAVSYQRESQGADPQAHFLLSRIYMDRNQIGQAVQELEKFVELSPNVPQAWAQLSDLQDRIGDTTSAWESIERAAQLAPDDERIQDRRRNFLIRTRQIQSDDPIQQLLVEVDRLIETEGGVAPKYERAEQMLREAMASFGDDVRLYNALATVLGMQRKINDAIATVDEGMAKFPDNQLLQRLSTQLRFMGGELPDDLDPMQEEMIRFRMAMRDGRLEDADRHLQNAIAIDPDNSQVIQTQIIRALEAEDFEEATRLVDRATELNTDQAGGRLLRSDLLQAQGRSEEALALINAVIGDGLTSVPVLYRRAQVYRSLNRVEDAVSDYQEILRRQPDSVANVRDVIVALAELGRTRQALEIARRSQRIAGADETYLNQWLLLEAQVGDSMVAMLRREDIRTDDPTDRQNNLALASVYVKLGEWDKARVIIDELREAEDDVVLVMLDARWHADQGDLRQAIAQFDGYMAKRDEAGELDARDVLSYANFLQSQNQAALAIDKLRNALDKDTDETQPIRRRLALLLLAAGRSDEAVDVIDELIAGGQDTDGMLKLARVEAYIRGEALDKAEQAIDALEGPLARSEAAGILRTDLALARGDRAAARQAVSDTLASHPNSARAYIRRAEIIYDEVRSDESLMDVERSQLLRDASEDLAEANRQDPSKWESYRLQALIAMELGRYDDAVRAVARALELNPGLGQLRNRLIRQLVQDGDSPRAMSVIDAALEANPADVDLRVNMARLMADLGRSGEAIRLFEQAIAQRRNPEIAAQFVEYLLNMETGQGRAKARQVLADANLNVAGTWQLQLMAAALSMQEGNRPRAVAQARQSFEMVRNDPAEVVRWYNALAPLIKQHPVRMEIALQLAPERTPQRVGEIMMASLMLQDPSTEQQGLSELTRLAGDREPIVAIRSGQLLGDKLYERADYERAVEAWRGVIAIDPQSGQALNNLAYVLATQLDGCQEAIELASRAKTAGGVAPAIVQSTITVAYLECGQLDEAQRAVDQLSTVARGTPEETLAEIRQGELDLANNRVEDARVHARDAEALLEAWGGRAEAYRSILDELKQALEGR, encoded by the coding sequence ATGGCGGCTCGCGTAAATGTCAAATTCGTCGCAATCTTGTGCACCATCGTCGGCGTGGTGTTCGTCGGCATGGCCGGCGCGGCGTACTTCATCGTTAAGAAGTCGGCCTCCGACCACTACGAGGCCGCCCAGCAGCTCATCCAGGACGGCAACCTCGTCGAGGCTGAGAAGACCCTCAGCAAGGCCGTCAACAAGGAGCCGACCAACGTCGTCTACCTGCAGTCGTGGATCGAGTCGATCGAGCGGCTGACGCCCGAGACCCAGACCAAGTACTCCGACGTGTATTGGCGGAGCTACCTGCCCGGGTTGCGGCAGCTTGCCGGCGCCCAGCGGACCAACGTCGACGCGTGGGACAAGTACCTTCGGATCCAGTACGAACAGAGGAACGTCTTCGGCGCCGGCGGCCGCACGGGCTGGGAGGCCATGCTGGCCGAAACGAACTTCGCGCTCGAGCAGTTCCTGGCGACCGCTGCCGCTGAAGACGACCAGGCAGACTGGCATCGCCTGCGGCGCTACCGCGCGCTGAGCAACCTCAACATGCGGACGGGCTCGGGCGAGGCCGACCCGGACTTCAAGGACAAGACCATCCTCGACTTCGAGGCCACCCTGCGCGTTGATCCGAGCGACGACGAGGCGGCGGTGGGGCTGTACGAGTGGCTGATGGCCGAGGCCGAGGACGCACGCGGCAGCCGGACCGATCCGCAGGTGTTCCTCGATCGAGCCCGGCAGACGCTCGACGACTTCCTGGCCGACAATCCCGAGCATCCGCGCGCCCTGATCGCCCGCCTGTTCTACGACCTGCAGGTTGCGGCCATTCCGCTGCGCGAGCTCCGCACGCAAGAAGAGCGTGTGCGCGCCAACATCAGCCTCGCCGCGGAGTACCAGCCACGCGTCGAGGCGATCGTCGATCGCGTGATCCTCTCGAGCCCGCCGGAGTTGCTCGACGTCTCGGTGGCGCAGCTCGTGCACCGCCTCGAGCGGCTGACCAAGCCGGACTCGAGCGAGATCCCGCTCACCGACAGGATGCTCGCAGCCGCTCGTTCCGCTGCGGATGGCGAGCCGGGCGAATTGGCCAAGATCTCCTTCTTCGAGGGCGTTTTTGCGGCCGACAGCGGCGACCACGAGCGGGCCGTTCCGGCGTTCGAGGCCGTCATGGCGGCGCCCCAGGTGCCGGTGAGCCTCGAGGGCATCCTCCTGACGCTGCTGCGGGGCCAGGCCGTGCTGCGGCGGGCCCAGAGCGCCATCGATATGGCCGGTTCCGCCGAGGGGGACGAGCGCGACGCCCTGCTGGCACGAGTGGCCGAGTACCGCGAGGACGTCGACGAGTACTGGCCCCAGGGCACGCCCTCGGTGCTGATGCTCGACGCACGCATCGCGTACATGAAGGGTGAGCTGGCGAATGCCCAGGGCTTGGCCGTGTCATACCAGCGCGAGTCGCAAGGGGCCGATCCGCAGGCCCACTTCCTGCTCAGCCGAATCTACATGGACCGCAACCAGATCGGCCAGGCCGTCCAGGAACTCGAGAAGTTCGTCGAGCTCAGCCCCAACGTGCCCCAGGCCTGGGCCCAGCTCAGCGACCTGCAGGACCGCATCGGCGACACGACGAGTGCGTGGGAGTCGATCGAGCGTGCGGCTCAGCTTGCGCCGGACGACGAGCGAATCCAGGACCGACGCCGCAACTTCCTCATCCGAACGCGTCAGATCCAGTCCGACGACCCGATCCAGCAGCTGCTCGTCGAGGTCGATCGGTTGATCGAGACCGAGGGCGGCGTCGCCCCCAAGTACGAGCGGGCCGAACAGATGCTCCGCGAAGCGATGGCTAGCTTCGGCGATGACGTGCGCTTGTACAACGCCCTGGCGACCGTGCTGGGCATGCAGCGCAAGATCAATGATGCCATCGCCACCGTTGACGAGGGCATGGCTAAGTTCCCCGACAACCAGCTGCTCCAGCGGCTGAGCACGCAGCTCCGATTCATGGGCGGCGAGCTGCCCGACGATCTGGATCCCATGCAGGAGGAGATGATCCGCTTCCGCATGGCCATGCGGGACGGTCGTCTCGAGGATGCCGATCGGCACCTCCAAAACGCGATCGCCATCGACCCCGACAACAGCCAGGTCATCCAGACCCAGATCATCCGCGCTCTCGAAGCCGAAGACTTCGAGGAGGCGACCCGCCTGGTCGATCGTGCGACCGAGCTCAACACCGACCAGGCCGGCGGTCGACTGCTTCGATCCGATCTCCTGCAGGCCCAGGGCCGTAGCGAAGAGGCGCTCGCGCTCATCAACGCGGTCATCGGCGACGGCCTGACGAGCGTGCCGGTCTTGTACCGGCGGGCCCAGGTCTACCGCAGCCTGAACCGCGTCGAAGACGCCGTCAGCGACTACCAGGAGATCCTGCGCCGCCAGCCCGACAGCGTGGCGAACGTGCGGGACGTCATCGTCGCGCTGGCCGAGCTCGGCCGGACGCGGCAGGCACTCGAGATCGCGCGTCGTTCGCAGCGGATCGCCGGCGCCGACGAGACCTACCTGAATCAGTGGCTCCTGCTCGAAGCGCAGGTGGGCGACTCCATGGTCGCCATGCTGCGCCGCGAGGACATCCGCACCGACGATCCCACCGACCGGCAGAACAACCTCGCGCTCGCGAGCGTGTACGTGAAGCTGGGCGAGTGGGACAAGGCCCGCGTCATCATCGACGAGCTACGCGAGGCCGAGGACGACGTCGTGCTCGTCATGCTCGACGCGCGCTGGCACGCCGATCAGGGCGACCTTCGGCAAGCCATTGCGCAATTCGACGGCTATATGGCAAAGCGTGACGAAGCCGGAGAGCTCGATGCCCGCGACGTGCTGAGCTACGCAAACTTCTTGCAGAGCCAGAACCAGGCGGCCCTTGCCATCGACAAGCTCCGCAACGCACTGGATAAGGACACCGACGAGACCCAGCCGATCCGTCGACGCCTGGCGCTGTTGCTGCTCGCCGCCGGCCGGTCGGATGAGGCCGTCGACGTCATCGACGAGCTGATCGCCGGCGGCCAAGACACCGACGGCATGCTGAAGCTCGCACGCGTCGAGGCGTACATCCGCGGCGAGGCGCTCGACAAGGCCGAGCAGGCCATCGATGCCCTCGAGGGTCCGCTGGCACGGTCCGAGGCCGCCGGCATCCTGCGGACCGACCTCGCGCTGGCGCGAGGTGATCGCGCAGCGGCCCGTCAGGCCGTGAGCGACACCCTTGCATCGCACCCCAACTCGGCCAGGGCCTACATCCGACGCGCCGAGATCATCTACGACGAGGTGCGATCGGACGAGTCGCTCATGGACGTCGAGCGATCGCAGCTGCTCCGAGACGCCAGCGAGGACCTTGCCGAGGCCAATCGGCAGGATCCGAGCAAGTGGGAGTCGTACCGCCTTCAGGCCTTGATCGCGATGGAGCTTGGTCGCTACGACGACGCCGTTCGCGCCGTGGCTCGCGCCTTGGAGCTCAACCCTGGGCTGGGCCAACTCCGCAACCGGTTGATCCGCCAACTCGTCCAGGATGGCGACTCGCCGCGGGCGATGTCGGTCATCGACGCGGCCCTCGAGGCCAATCCGGCCGACGTTGACCTACGCGTGAATATGGCGCGCCTGATGGCCGACCTGGGTCGCTCGGGCGAGGCGATTCGCCTGTTCGAGCAGGCGATCGCCCAGCGTCGCAATCCAGAGATTGCGGCCCAGTTCGTCGAATACCTGCTCAACATGGAAACGGGCCAGGGGCGTGCCAAGGCGCGTCAGGTTCTGGCGGACGCGAACCTGAACGTCGCCGGAACATGGCAGCTCCAGCTGATGGCGGCGGCCCTGTCGATGCAGGAGGGCAATCGACCGCGTGCGGTTGCGCAGGCCCGCCAGTCGTTCGAGATGGTGCGGAACGATCCGGCCGAGGTCGTTCGCTGGTACAACGCGCTCGCGCCACTCATCAAGCAGCATCCGGTACGCATGGAGATCGCGCTGCAGCTCGCGCCCGAGCGCACGCCGCAGCGGGTTGGCGAGATCATGATGGCCTCGCTCATGCTGCAAGATCCGTCGACCGAGCAGCAGGGGCTCAGCGAGCTCACGCGTCTGGCCGGTGATCGCGAGCCCATCGTCGCCATCCGTTCGGGCCAGCTCTTGGGCGACAAGCTCTACGAGCGGGCGGACTACGAGCGTGCGGTCGAGGCTTGGCGGGGCGTCATCGCGATCGACCCGCAGTCGGGCCAGGCGCTGAACAACCTCGCGTACGTCCTGGCGACCCAGCTCGACGGATGCCAAGAGGCCATCGAGCTGGCAAGCCGAGCAAAGACCGCCGGAGGCGTGGCGCCGGCGATCGTGCAGAGCACGATCACGGTTGCGTATCTCGAGTGCGGCCAGCTCGACGAGGCGCAGCGCGCCGTCGACCAGCTCTCGACCGTGGCGCGTGGCACGCCCGAAGAAACGCTCGCCGAGATCCGCCAGGGAGAACTGGACCTGGCCAACAACAGGGTCGAGGACGCGCGGGTGCACGCCCGCGACGCCGAGGCCTTGCTCGAGGCCTGGGGCGGCCGGGCCGAGGCGTATCGGTCGATCCTGGACGAATTGAAGCAAGCCCTGGAGGGTCGCTAG